The sequence below is a genomic window from Oreochromis niloticus isolate F11D_XX linkage group LG3, O_niloticus_UMD_NMBU, whole genome shotgun sequence.
tgtgtgtgtttatttgtttgtttgtttatacatattcaaaaatgtaattacctTCAGTAAATTGTTCAACATGGATGTCTAATTTTCAGACTGTCATTCACAGCATCTTGGTAAGTAAACAAGagcaattttacattttcttcaaCTTTCAAGCTTTAATTCtaccttgtgttttttttccttctgtaaGCTGTAGCCAATAGACACTAACCTCTTTTGTTTTAGTTCAAATAATACTTCACCTTTCTAACATCATGCCTAAAAAAATGACCACTGGTATGCAACAATGTTTAGATGGGTGATCAACCATAAAATAACATCCATGTAAATACCAGAATGTTACATTGTATTGTATTAAAGTGAGGTGATGAATGTTATTCAGTTTGATCTTAATGTTGGGGCTGATCAGTGTATTTACTGTTTTACCgacatcttttttctttttttagaatGTGGCACGGctgtgaaaaacagcagaattATAGGAGGTCAAGATGCAACCCCAGGAAATTGGCCCTGGCTGGCATTTATAACTGTTTTTAACCAGTTTCAGTGTGGAGGGTCCCTCATCAGTGACCAGTGGGTACTGACAGCTGCTTCTTGCGTAACACCGTGAGTCACTGtttaaagtttatatttttagtaatgATGAGGATAATTTTGCATATGACTGGTACtgctcattttgtaaattattttgtaattaatatttttaaagttaaatattaaaaaaaaattctgcaaaGGAAATCAGAATTTTAAATTATTCTTTGGTAGACAGATGCATTGTATTGGAGAGAGTTGTTGCATAAATGTGCCCCTTTTGGTTacataaatttaaatatttatttaaattataattTATATAAGAGTTTTGTGGATTTTGGCCCAGTGTATAGCTTTTTTACGCCCTGATGTAGTGACATGACCACAGTAAAACGTATTGGTAAAAAGTATTCGCTGGTCTGAGAAGGAAAAGTATTACCTTatttccttgtgtgtgtgttggagagAATTATCTGTtaaattattcatttaaaaaaaagatgaagatcACATAtcagtacttttttttaataagctcTTTTAATTATCAATAAGCGTTACTCGATCTCTCtcccaatatttttttttaaatttaagtcAAGAGTCCGGTGACACAGCTGTATTTCTGGGCGTCCAGAATCTGACAGGTCCATTTCCAACTGTAGTGGGTCGAACAGTGAATAAAATCATCTGCCATCCTGACTACAGCCACTTGACCCACAAAAACGACATTTGTCTGCTGAAGCTGTCCACTCCTGTGAATTTCACAGACTACATTCGGCCAATCTGCTTAGCTGCAGAAAACAGCACTTTCTATGCTGGGACGAACACCTGGGTCACTGGCTTTGGTATAACTAGTAAGTTAAAAGATACCAAGTACTAGAGCATTAGTACATTTTTAACTGTAAGGACCTGTGATTCCTTTACAACTCTGTTTTTAAAACGTCTCTAAAATTAGGTAACCTCACGTTCCCCAACATCCTGCAGGAGGTAAATGTGCCAGTAGTGGGAAACAATGAGTGCCAATGTTATTATGAAGACGTGCAGTTCGCCAGTATTACTGAAAACATGATCTGCACTGGACTCCAAGCTGGAGGGAAGAGCCCATGTtttgtaagtatttttttactgacTGTTTTCTTGCTGTATACAAAGTTATTGcttctttttctccctttttaaaatagtttttcatGTCATTTCATTTGGATTCATCTGTTAAATTAGgattcaattaaattaaatttcacAGGGAGATGGAGGCGGACCACTCATGATCAAAAAAGATTCAGTCTGGGTCCAAATTGGAATCGTGAGTTTCAGTGTCGGCTGCGCCCAACCACTGAGACCTGAAGTCTACACTCGTGTGTCGCAGTACACGAAATGGATCAGGGACACCATCACCGACACAGAACCAGGCTTTGTCACCTTCACCTCTACAGGCACTGACAGCGACTTGAGCTTTAATTGTTCAGCATTTGTACGGCCTACCCCTGCTCCTGTTCCTACCACTGTTCCTACCACTATTCCTACCACTATTCCTACCACTCTTCCTACCACTCTTCCTAACACTGTTCTTACCGCTGTTCCTTCTACTTTTCCTAACATTGGTGGGTGTAACAATGTGTTTTGCAGTGGTGAAAATCTGATCCACTTCACTCACTTCACCTCACTCTTCGTTCTCATTGCATTGCTCCATGTGTTTGTTGGAAGTGGTGAAATGTAACTCAACCCGTGTACGCAAGAACTTTGCGTCAGTACAAGCTTTATGGGAAAGCTTTATTTAGTTACTTTATTAATGAAAGTATGTAATTAAAACCCTGTTATTAAagctttctgctatgttatacttCAGACTAACATCAAACACATCAACACCTGAAACAATGAGCAGATTAATATTTTGACACAAAATACTTTttgctttaaaatgattttttatcCTTTTAAGGTTTTAAGATTTCTTAACTACTGAattaatgaatttttttttataatttctgAAGTTTTGACTATATGTTGAAGATTGTGGAGGGGATACTacatttgcaattttcattaacAAAATCATTCGAGGGAGTAAAATGATCAAATGCTGATATCATACAGGGTCAAATCATGGTTTGTGGGGAAATTTTGTTAATAAAAACTGTTTAAtaattaaaacagaaataaagaaaacacaataGATGTTTGtcgattattttattttaaagatgcTTTACAGATTTACAGACATATACATGTTAACATAGCAGAAAAAAGCTGCCTCTGGACTGGAAAATCTACCTGATGAAAATATTTCTTGTGACTGGACTACTATTTGTTATTTCCTGGTATAGAAACTATTAGCATCTCTCTATATAACCAGACTTTTAGCTCTTCATGAGTTTTATTGTGTTGCAGAGTGATGAGCAGGCCTGCCAGAGGCCTTGATGAAATGGCATACAGCCTTTGTAGAATTgtttcctcagatgtttacgtTACTTGTGGATTGACATTTTTAGTTTTGAACAACATAATCTGTACTCTTATTGTGAAATGGCATACTTATTGACTGTGTGAAATAAAAtctgaacaaaaaaaggaaactggACTGTTGAACCATTAAAGGATTGTTTCTTTCTCCTTCCAAAGATTTGTTTATTACAGCCCTTTTTATGCTTCCATTGTCGGATTATCCCATTTGGGCCTGTTGTTATGTTATTCGTGGATTACCTGGACAAAGAGAAATGGGCAACGACAATAGGACAAAACGTGTATCTGTAACATCTTTCACaatcataaatacatttttctttgcATTACACTAGAGCTAAGATCAGATAAGAGAATGAACACTGTAGGTCTTAAAAATTATACAAACAAATTTCAAttctgctctttttcttttgcatcaATATCATCTGATCAAACAAGAGAAGCGAGGATTGTACAGAAGAGCCAGACCCTTTGAGTGCATgagatttttctgttttctgtataaaagcaaagtttgttttttgtaacggtataaacaattaAAGGTGGTGcattggccaattggtcatgatcaactctgggctggaccaattaaaGCTGAGGAGGTCGGATGCACCCTACCCCTTGCTTGGGCAACGGCTCTGAAAGCAATctcatcacagacaaacagaagaaaatggtaTCGAGGTTtccgtattgaggtgaaaaggaacgcgaaaaaaagacaaagctggagttattctgtgtctttatgctGCGCGGCTACCTCTTaatctctcattctctccccctccctctcctttgCTACTTCAATAGTGAAACtaatcaatgatcagctgatcggcttttctgttgcaagttccgtctctcttgtttgtttatcgtcCACTTTGTacctgaaagaggaaaccagcagatgttgcactaaaaaacagcagcacatttaagcttcataagctgttgttagaatttatttaatattaatttctagtatcagctgatgtttgctggagccacagctgtaaaagctgctggtcatgatatcagttctggtgagagggaaacatgaagatgaaaccaggagatgtccttactgaatcatcagggctgaacaggtgatggagaaacaggtttaccttttaggtgacatgaatgagttgaagggaagttatgaactgtttctgagagacaaataacaccaggatccttttttgacgtagctgacagctggtaactgtgcaggggcgggtctagcaaagttttgccaggggggcaggtagggcattaacagggaaaggggggcacaaggaaatacttttctttcttactctcatttaaaatgtctcgcttttaataaataattatctgaatcttacaaccaaagtggtcatctgatgtaaaattaTTAGAAAtcatcagtgttgggaaggttacttttaaaatgtattccattacagaatactgaatacatgccccaaaatgtattctgtaacgcattccgttacgttactcaatgagagtaacgtattctgaatactttggattacttaatatattatcgtgctgtttacaactacgtgaatgtactattgctgtgatttattactgatactgaaggtccgcggctccgaaccgtagtaaagggacctctggctaatacggtgggttccgtgtcgggctggtagccgaaaactagctttactttgttgtctgggtcaactttgcttgccagagacagagagaggcgttgaaaggctgctccaacggaacttattttttccggaggaaaacacgaacacagtgtacagtcgagtcttaataacttacttacaaatgggctcgtcaggcactcttcttggctgctgtggttattattatatttacatgcttccagctcccgtttttgctccgtgacagctcagacttttcctttctctccctccctcgctcacagacacatgtatggcagtccattctcgctgcatgctacattctttagggccatgcctgtagcattctgccttttagcttagcacaacaacaacaacaaaaaaagcgttctctcacccaggaaacacgcagagagagagcgcgtcaccctgtaaccatggcaatcgtaacgctgccgcctggaacaacattacgtagctgtcaaacaaagcccaaacagtcctgacccacgacaatatgaaacagggaagtaccgccgtgtaatccatttatttcaacaaagtaactgtattctgaataccacctttttaaacggtaactgtaacggaatacagttactcatattttgtattctgaatacgtaacggcggtacatgtattccgttactccccaacactggaaatcatacatataccagtaagacagtgtacatcactgtcacaacagcgtttgttttcattcaaaggctttatggcttttcctataataacTGGTGGGCTGGTCTTGGTTTTGAGCATGTGGGGTTTAGGCAGGACCCTTACTGGAAACTGGGtgggaatcgaacttgcgattCTCACTCCAAAGGTGTGTAGTCTTCCCACTACACTAGCCTACACAAAAGCTGTTTGGagcagaaatgctgtgttttgcgtaactattatTAAATCCCGGTAGAATTGCAACCACATAAGCTACACTGCAAAAAACGATTttcaagaaagtaaaaaaacccttgtttatggacattttttcttattttttgtctaaaaagaaaatatattcttAACAAGCAAGTTTTGCACAAGAAAATAAATCTTATTCTAGGAAAATATGTCTAACTTTTCCTTAAAAGGATATTTCAGCTtatcttgagctttatttaccAGTTACAAGGTATGAAAACGGTTCGGTTGAAATTCCAGAATAAAAACAagattatttttctcatttcaagAGTAAGGCCACTTAAACAGCTGCTCAGtttaagaaatgtatttattgacaCTAAAGTGTAATAAAACTGCTGTCAAGTTTGACACAACATTCACAAAAGCTGGAACTAAAAGCACATGATAAACATGAAATACAGGCCCATTTGAAAAACAGACAACATAACTCATTCACTTTAGGCCAGGTCAAACAGATTAATAGATCAGCATCAGACAAGTATCAGTATCTTATACATATCTTATACATATCTTCACTATGGCAATGCTACAAACACATTCAACTGTCAGATTTGATAGAAAACTCAACAACAAAACTGTCCAAAGCAATAACCTGATAATACAGTTCATGCATGTAAAGCAGTGTACCTTTTATAAAACATCTGTTGAACTCATGTGTAGTCCAATTACATCACACAGGTAATATTTCATGACTGCATATGTCATATCTTTGTGTGTGAAACTGTAATATGGAGTGAAATCTATAAGATTATCAGCAGATATCAGTTCCGTTGCTTGTGCCATGTTTGGAATCTCTATCTTATATGACATGTAATCTCTGTCATAACAAATGGTATTGTGCTGCTGGAATTCAAAACAGTACAATGATGAATTGATCACATAGATATTTTTCACAAGCCCAAATATAGGTAAATCACTAgaaccaacagcacaaacaattAATGACCTATCCCTTACGTATTTGTTACCATTTAGATTAAGCCATTTAACAGTCACTGCATGGTTTACTTCATCATTTCCAAGGAAGGCcctcattttttcttttaagtatgACACGTTGCTTACTTCTGAGGTTGGTCCTAATGTGCATTCATTGGAAAAAATGGGGTGATCAAAACTATCCACATTCTGACAACATTCATACATTTGATTATGCTTTATTAAAGAtttgcaaacatttttaaaatttatttttgatgCCCATTGTTTGAAAAAGCAATGTTTCGATTCAAATCTCATGCACATATGACGGACCATTGGTCCCAAACGTTTAATTTGGCTTGGTGTATGAATCAAATAATGTTGTTTTGGTGTTATGTTGTTATCTGGGAAAAGGGCTTTCATGTGCTTCAAGTGCTGTTCAATGAGGATTTTCAACTTGTTAATTGTCTGCAGACTGATGACAGGAGCAAGTAAAATCTGAACTATCTCAATGAGTTCAAGAATGAATGCGTAGTGTTCAGTACCTTTGGCTGCATCAATCAGAAATGGCAAAATTTTCAAAAGCACAATCATTTGCCCCGAGGACTGCTTCAACTTATTGTCACTGGAAGCTAATGTACTGTAGGTAATAACACTTGGTTTATCTCTAATATCAACTGGAGAGTATGGGAAACCAGTCAATGCAGCATTGAAGAGATCTAAGTCTAGCTCTCCCATAAGAACTAAGTGTTTCAACACACACTTTATTTCTAATGGAGCAATCCCTTCAAAAATTACATGCATCATGTCTTGGGGTGTTTGTTGGATCAAGTTGAATGCTGGGAAATTAATAAGTTTGCTTCTTCTGTTTATTCCATATGTTGTTTTTAAGCTGCTTCTTAGATACTCTGTGTTGGCCTTCTCAATTTCGCTACATTGCCGGACATGTCGTTCAAATGTCCGTTCCTCAAAGTTATCCTCATCAAAATAAATTTGCATGTCCTCAAATGAACATTCACACTGCCTGCATTTACTATGAGCAAACCCAACACCCTCTTTAAACCCGCAAAGCTCATGTTGCGCCAAAGTGTCTCCACATAATGAAACTAATGCTCCAAATATTTCACGTTCACCATTTCCAGTTTGAATTTTAACTCCATTATATAGCTTCACTAAGTCCTCATGCAGCCTTTGCAAGATTCCATCTACACCACATTCAGAAAGCGCACTCTTTTTTGCAATGGCAAGTAGACGAATGGCAGCTAGTTTTGATCGATATTTAGGATTAATGTTTCCCAAAGTATAATAGAACATTACCAACTTATTTTTGGAGGCATGAGACCCAAGTGGGTTACAAATTTCAATTTCATCTGAGTAAAGGATAATCTGTAAGGCAGAAGGGTGTGCAGAAAATAAACGGTGAGACTTCATGAGTTCTCCATCTATGATATCGTATAAATAATCATTTCTGTAGTTTTTCTGCTCATCTATCAATGCCAAAACTCTTGGATGGGAGAATAACTGCTCCAAACTTCTGACAAGCGGAACATAATGAAAACATTTGGGCACAGTACTGAggaatctttttttccctttttttaccATGACAGCAGTATACCCAACACAAACCTCCTCAGATTCCACAAAATTGAAATTTCTCTTTATCACATCATCCTGCCTGTATGTTGTTGAAACAGAGGCAAATGGATCCTCAATCTGGTCGAACACTGCCAAAACATCTTTTTCAAGTCCACTTCCATGATGCTGCTGGAAAACCTTTTGTACCTGACTTCTCAGATTATTGACCAACGATGCCTGATACTGTTGTAATGCTGCAACGACATCATTCACACCACTctgaaaaacagacagaaagaacAAACGACATCTTAGTTGTTCGCTATTAAAAGagatttatttttagcaaaTAGACAAATTATAATGTAAGGACTAATAATGTACGTAGCTCTGGAACCAAAAAACTGCATAGAATTATTTGACTGTTTCTTATAGATTTTTTCCtcactgaaattaaaaaaaaacccaaacaagtTTTGAATTCCTTCTCGGATTTcttgcaaaaataaaatttttagtttaattaagattacaattttcctttttaaactgAGACTAAGAGTTGGGTGGTGGAGGAAGGCTTGAGATGGGagcaaccctgaaaaggataggCGGAGGCAAATGGATGGATAGCTGGAGACTATGACTGCCTTAGGTAAACTGGAAAGTTGGAGGCACATACAAGTGATGCTCGGTTTTCCATAGTTACTATTAGGATAATCATAATGAATTAAAGGCTGTCACAGGGAAAATCGttaataataaatgatgaaaaaaatagaGCCACATGTTAAAATAATCATTCTAATTTTGTATGAGCACAAACCTGTGAAAGACGATGTTTCTCTCTTGCAGTCAATACAAGAGCTGTTGCTTGTCTGGTAAGAACATCGTGGCAGGAGTCATCGTtcagaaaagagaaataaatataGGAGTGTAATAAACTGGTAAAATGTTTTATCAAAAGAAGTTGTTATTGTTCAGTAGTGATAGACTCACCATAGATTGGCATGATGCTACTCCATCTGCGAACCCGCTTGGACAATCTGCTGAAATGTTTGGAGTCGAGGTATCATTGTTGGTCTGGGATGGAACAAGGGGCCTTTGCGAGATATGGCGGCATCATCGAAGCCAGAGTACAATGTCATATTACTGTCAAAAGTGCCAAAATGTTCCGGGCACACACTGTCCGGATCATGCTGTATTGCGTTTTGCTCAATCACTGCATCTTCTCCTGAGTTCAATCTGGTGTCTACAGCCACATCCATTGTTGGCTGGCTTGTTGGCTGGTTTTCGACCACTGGATCAGTCCTGTAGGCCCACATGTTACTCAGACCTCTGTTCACCGCTGATGAGGGTTCCCTCCTAGAACTGCAATTGAGATTAATTGATTAATTGACTAGTTAAAGATATTTCTAAGATAATTTCTAAATAATTCTATTCTGCATTTGATAATTTACGCtaaaatatgtatattttcAGACTGAGTTTAATAAATTGTTACTAATTTAATGCTGACTGATATTTGGCAGCTTAACTGTCGTTTAAAAGCTTTAAAGATCCTCAAAACTAAACCTGGAGAG
It includes:
- the LOC106097785 gene encoding uncharacterized protein LOC106097785, encoding MVKKGKKRFLSTVPKCFHYVPLVRSLEQLFSHPRVLALIDEQKNYRNDYLYDIIDGELMKSHRLFSAHPSALQIILYSDEIEICNPLGSHASKNKLVMFYYTLGNINPKYRSKLAAIRLLAIAKKSALSECGVDGILQRLHEDLVKLYNGVKIQTGNGEREIFGALVSLCGDTLAQHELCGFKEGVGFAHSKCRQCECSFEDMQIYFDEDNFEERTFERHVRQCSEIEKANTEYLRSSLKTTYGINRRSKLINFPAFNLIQQTPQDMMHVIFEGIAPLEIKCVLKHLVLMGELDLDLFNAALTGFPYSPVDIRDKPSVITYSTLASSDNKLKQSSGQMIVLLKILPFLIDAAKGTEHYAFILELIEIVQILLAPVISLQTINKLKILIEQHLKHMKALFPDNNITPKQHYLIHTPSQIKRLGPMVRHMCMRFESKHCFFKQWASKINFKNVCKSLIKHNQMYECCQNVDSFDHPIFSNECTLGPTSEVSNVSYLKEKMRAFLGNDEVNHAVTVKWLNLNGNKYVRDRSLIVCAVGSSDLPIFGLVKNIYVINSSLYCFEFQQHNTICYDRDYMSYKIEIPNMAQATELISADNLIDFTPYYSFTHKDMTYAVMKYYLCDVIGLHMSSTDVL
- the LOC100705789 gene encoding serine protease 27-like, which produces MGGAKHPFFVFNAKDCKKRLQLTMAFQRSLCCFFVMIHVLCKDCHSQHLECGTAVKNSRIIGGQDATPGNWPWLAFITVFNQFQCGGSLISDQWVLTAASCVTPQESGDTAVFLGVQNLTGPFPTVVGRTVNKIICHPDYSHLTHKNDICLLKLSTPVNFTDYIRPICLAAENSTFYAGTNTWVTGFGITSNLTFPNILQEVNVPVVGNNECQCYYEDVQFASITENMICTGLQAGGKSPCFGDGGGPLMIKKDSVWVQIGIVSFSVGCAQPLRPEVYTRVSQYTKWIRDTITDTEPGFVTFTSTGTDSDLSFNCSAFVRPTPAPVPTTVPTTIPTTIPTTLPTTLPNTVLTAVPSTFPNIGGCNNVFCSGENLIHFTHFTSLFVLIALLHVFVGSGEM